The following proteins are co-located in the Thermococcus sp. genome:
- a CDS encoding cation:proton antiporter translates to MIDPVFFYATLLVSIASFLTILRIMLGPSIPDRVVGVDTLNTLVVATMVLLGAAYDRTIYIDIAIVYALLSYIGTLVIARYLQGGLQ, encoded by the coding sequence ATGATTGACCCGGTGTTCTTCTACGCAACCCTGCTCGTCTCGATAGCATCGTTTCTAACGATACTGAGGATTATGCTGGGCCCGAGCATTCCGGACAGGGTCGTCGGAGTGGACACCCTGAACACACTGGTCGTTGCGACGATGGTTCTTCTTGGAGCGGCCTACGACAGGACGATTTACATTGACATAGCCATAGTTTACGCCCTGCTGAGCTACATCGGAACCCTTGTCATAGCCCGCTACCTGCAGGGGGGATTGCAATGA
- a CDS encoding hydrogenase: MFGYWDALYFVLVFIVGLILAYLLDLWARKRGMGTRETGDGTKIFISGEDPEKVIPGFEHLEGYYTGKNVMWGLTYALKRFFTVLKADHTGLLTDYVSYLVIVTAFVMGVLLIWG; the protein is encoded by the coding sequence ATGTTCGGCTATTGGGATGCCCTCTACTTCGTCCTCGTTTTCATCGTTGGCCTAATCCTTGCCTACCTCCTCGACCTTTGGGCGAGGAAGAGAGGAATGGGAACCAGGGAAACGGGAGATGGAACAAAGATATTCATCAGCGGTGAGGACCCGGAAAAGGTTATCCCGGGCTTTGAGCATCTTGAGGGCTACTATACAGGAAAGAACGTCATGTGGGGCCTAACTTACGCCCTAAAGCGCTTCTTTACGGTACTCAAGGCCGACCATACGGGTCTCCTCACAGACTACGTGAGCTACCTCGTCATAGTCACGGCCTTCGTCATGGGAGTTCTCCTAATCTGGGGGTGA
- a CDS encoding monovalent cation/H+ antiporter subunit E codes for MPFIVAFVFAYLIWLVLTAGTKGLLWDTQELIAGLIFALIVGYATRDVVGDKSARFLNPLKWIEWIAYVPVLFWGMVKANLHVAYLVITGKIRPGIVRVPVELENDAQYTILANSITLTPGTLTIDACPDEKALYVHWIDIPPGLERPENSEPVSGPFEKWARRLGR; via the coding sequence TTGCCGTTCATAGTCGCGTTCGTCTTTGCATACCTCATCTGGCTCGTTTTAACTGCCGGGACGAAGGGACTACTATGGGACACCCAGGAGCTTATAGCCGGCCTGATATTCGCGCTCATAGTCGGCTACGCCACGAGAGACGTTGTTGGGGATAAATCAGCCCGCTTCCTGAACCCCCTGAAGTGGATTGAATGGATTGCCTACGTACCCGTACTCTTCTGGGGGATGGTTAAGGCCAACCTCCACGTTGCTTATCTCGTCATAACGGGAAAGATAAGGCCGGGAATCGTCAGGGTTCCGGTGGAACTTGAGAACGATGCCCAGTACACGATTCTCGCCAATTCCATTACCCTAACCCCGGGAACGCTGACAATAGACGCCTGTCCGGACGAAAAGGCACTCTACGTCCACTGGATTGACATTCCTCCCGGCTTAGAAAGGCCAGAAAACTCGGAACCGGTTTCTGGACCCTTTGAAAAATGGGCGAGGAGGCTGGGAAGATGA
- a CDS encoding DUF4040 domain-containing protein, which yields MKALTIDMTIQAIILIGVLITAYLTIRFKDLLAAALMSAAMSLLLSLEFYMLHAPDVAIAEAAVGAGVVTAVIVYGIAKTDRWEVEP from the coding sequence ATGAAGGCACTAACGATTGACATGACGATTCAGGCGATAATACTCATCGGCGTCCTAATAACCGCTTATCTGACTATTCGCTTCAAGGATTTACTTGCCGCCGCGCTGATGTCGGCCGCGATGAGCCTGCTCCTCAGCCTTGAGTTCTACATGCTCCACGCACCTGACGTGGCTATAGCAGAGGCGGCCGTTGGTGCCGGAGTAGTTACCGCCGTGATAGTTTACGGCATAGCCAAGACGGACAGGTGGGAGGTGGAACCATGA
- a CDS encoding 4Fe-4S dicluster domain-containing protein produces MKLLVDFNACIGCETCEAVCDFIHDGRPNIRVVFASNGVGVPINCRHCEEAPCMAVCPVNAITRDKDGAVIINQETCIGCLMCLSVCPFGAISYEPVVKVVYKCDMCAERRAKGLKPACHEMCPANAIYYGPGDGEEKRIKVAEIIARNL; encoded by the coding sequence ATGAAGCTCCTCGTCGATTTCAACGCCTGCATAGGTTGCGAAACCTGCGAAGCGGTGTGCGACTTCATCCACGACGGAAGGCCTAACATAAGGGTCGTCTTCGCGAGCAACGGTGTTGGCGTTCCGATTAACTGTCGCCACTGTGAGGAAGCGCCCTGTATGGCCGTCTGTCCCGTGAACGCGATTACCCGCGATAAAGACGGGGCCGTGATAATAAACCAAGAGACGTGCATAGGATGTCTCATGTGCCTCTCAGTGTGCCCTTTTGGAGCGATAAGCTACGAGCCCGTCGTTAAGGTCGTCTACAAGTGCGATATGTGCGCCGAGAGAAGGGCCAAAGGACTGAAGCCGGCCTGCCACGAGATGTGTCCCGCTAACGCTATCTACTACGGACCCGGAGATGGGGAGGAGAAGAGGATAAAAGTCGCAGAGATAATCGCACGGAACCTCTGA
- the mnhG gene encoding monovalent cation/H(+) antiporter subunit G: MIEYLIYAFLSIAITFNILGSIALHRFPDVYTRLHGATKCTTFGTIFAVLAVVTHALNQLQITGDPKYLQMALHSLVALVALLLTNPVSAHAIAKAAHLSGYKPAKAVVDAYEEKLGGEAE, encoded by the coding sequence ATGATTGAGTACCTGATTTACGCCTTCCTTTCGATAGCGATAACCTTCAACATTCTGGGGAGCATAGCCCTGCACCGTTTCCCCGACGTTTACACCCGCCTTCACGGAGCTACGAAGTGCACAACCTTCGGAACGATATTCGCCGTTCTGGCCGTTGTTACCCACGCCCTCAACCAGCTCCAGATTACCGGCGACCCGAAGTACCTCCAGATGGCCCTCCACAGTTTGGTTGCACTCGTTGCTTTACTCCTCACGAACCCTGTCAGTGCCCATGCAATAGCCAAAGCGGCACATCTGAGCGGATACAAGCCAGCTAAAGCGGTTGTTGACGCCTATGAGGAGAAGCTCGGGGGTGAGGCGGAATGA
- a CDS encoding Na(+)/H(+) antiporter subunit B produces the protein MTCRPRCGSDMGLIVKTSARAIIPLIGIFGAYIVMHGHLTPGGGFQGGATIAGAGILFLVSFGLDEMKKHYNKSLYSALEGIGGLVFLGAAMLGMGVAFFYNILWHNGPFFNGKPGTLLSAGFLPIMNLAVGLKVFTGLISALTAIALYRRWKS, from the coding sequence ATGACGTGCAGGCCAAGATGCGGTAGCGACATGGGGCTCATCGTCAAGACCTCTGCGAGGGCTATAATCCCCCTCATAGGCATCTTTGGAGCCTACATAGTCATGCACGGTCATCTAACGCCGGGAGGTGGCTTCCAGGGTGGTGCCACCATAGCGGGAGCAGGGATACTCTTCCTCGTCTCCTTCGGCCTCGACGAGATGAAGAAGCACTACAACAAGAGCCTTTACTCGGCTCTGGAAGGGATAGGAGGCCTTGTCTTCCTCGGCGCGGCGATGCTGGGAATGGGTGTAGCCTTCTTCTACAACATCCTCTGGCACAACGGGCCCTTCTTCAACGGAAAACCGGGAACGCTACTCTCGGCCGGATTTCTGCCCATAATGAACTTAGCGGTAGGATTGAAGGTTTTCACGGGATTGATTAGCGCCCTCACCGCGATAGCCCTCTACCGGAGGTGGAAGTCATGA
- a CDS encoding NADH-quinone oxidoreductase subunit B family protein: MSIKVPAKSSSNSSERERLEKRIAQLCRYIGKSPWVFHVNTGSCNGCDIEIIAALTPRYDAERFGVKLVGSPRHADILLVTGPVTNQSLERLKLVYEQTPEPKIVIAVGSCPTGGSVFYESPFTNAPLDNVIPVDVYVPGCPPRPEAILHGVVLALEKLAKILKGNAPEVSEK, translated from the coding sequence GTGAGCATAAAAGTTCCTGCTAAAAGTAGTTCAAACTCATCGGAACGCGAGAGGCTTGAGAAGAGAATCGCCCAGCTGTGCCGTTACATAGGCAAATCCCCCTGGGTTTTCCACGTTAACACCGGCTCGTGCAACGGCTGTGATATAGAGATTATAGCGGCTTTAACGCCCCGCTACGATGCCGAGCGCTTCGGTGTAAAGCTCGTTGGCAGTCCGAGGCACGCTGATATACTCCTCGTCACCGGGCCGGTAACCAACCAGAGCCTTGAGAGGCTTAAACTGGTCTACGAGCAAACACCGGAGCCAAAGATAGTCATAGCCGTCGGCTCATGTCCCACCGGTGGAAGCGTCTTCTATGAAAGTCCATTCACCAACGCACCTCTTGATAACGTCATTCCGGTTGACGTTTACGTCCCCGGCTGTCCCCCGAGACCAGAGGCGATACTCCACGGGGTCGTTTTGGCACTGGAGAAGCTGGCTAAAATCCTGAAGGGCAATGCCCCGGAGGTGAGTGAGAAATGA
- a CDS encoding NADH-quinone oxidoreductase subunit C, translating into MNDNPANEVSGVKEPTKAEKVARAIAERFPEAEVQVKTNKWGRQRVWVRIPREKYRELMRFIKELDGEAHYSIGIEQDWGDELGFLSHVVIYYDDSPAVSLLVDVHAPKDDPVIPDISEVFPIALQFEREGMEMVGIDFENAPDKRRLFLPDDFPEGIYPLRLDDKGVPEEMVHNAGHPYYLKGGAKK; encoded by the coding sequence ATGAATGATAATCCCGCTAACGAGGTAAGTGGAGTTAAAGAACCCACCAAGGCAGAAAAGGTTGCGAGGGCCATAGCGGAGCGCTTTCCAGAGGCGGAAGTTCAGGTAAAGACCAACAAGTGGGGAAGACAGCGGGTCTGGGTGAGGATTCCCAGGGAAAAGTACCGCGAGCTGATGAGATTCATCAAAGAACTCGACGGCGAGGCCCACTACTCGATAGGCATCGAGCAGGACTGGGGAGATGAGCTGGGCTTCCTCAGTCACGTTGTGATTTACTACGACGATTCACCGGCGGTTTCCCTGCTCGTTGATGTACATGCGCCGAAGGACGACCCGGTAATTCCGGACATCAGCGAGGTCTTTCCGATAGCCCTCCAGTTTGAGAGAGAAGGAATGGAGATGGTCGGCATAGACTTTGAAAACGCTCCAGACAAGAGGAGGCTCTTTTTACCGGACGACTTCCCGGAGGGAATCTATCCTCTCCGCTTAGACGACAAGGGTGTTCCAGAGGAGATGGTTCACAACGCGGGGCACCCTTACTATCTGAAGGGAGGTGCGAAGAAATGA
- a CDS encoding proton-conducting transporter membrane subunit, with the protein MNGEAILPYLIIIPLFGAFSMPIVSLAGRKAREAWAVIISGATLALGSALFYYVWESGKIVLYTLGAKSPLGQGVNFPIRIVWEVDTFGALMVLMVTFVSFMAVIYSLGYMKHDTGLDKYYTLIIILELGMLGIAITGDLFNFYVFLEIMSIASYALVAFRNDTWEGIEAGIKYMFVGSIASSLILLGIALLYGQYGTLTMGYLALKLSQNPTVVGKVALALFIAGLLFKSGASPVHMWLADAHPAAPSSISAMLSGLVIKIGGIYALTRILFSIYGTSISTKTVGWVIIVFACITLIVGNAMAVIQTDMKRLLAYSSVGQIGYILLGIGIGLTAYGSQTGEIALAGAIYHTFNHALMKALLFLIAGVVIHQLGTRNLNELSGLAKTMPKTTFAFLIGAAAIIGMPPLNGFASKWLIYESSAIFNPLLGAIAIIGTAFCTAAYVRVLYTFFGRPSEKVMKAKDPEGTMLWPILILTIAIIVMGLFPWQISDKIMIPAVKTLENQLAYVSTLLGGA; encoded by the coding sequence ATGAACGGCGAGGCAATACTTCCCTACCTCATAATCATTCCCCTCTTTGGAGCGTTCTCGATGCCAATAGTGAGCCTGGCTGGAAGGAAGGCAAGGGAAGCGTGGGCCGTTATTATAAGCGGTGCTACATTAGCACTGGGTTCGGCGCTCTTTTACTACGTCTGGGAGAGCGGAAAAATAGTCCTCTACACCCTTGGAGCGAAGAGTCCACTTGGCCAAGGCGTTAACTTCCCGATAAGGATAGTCTGGGAGGTCGACACCTTCGGTGCCCTCATGGTGCTTATGGTGACCTTCGTATCTTTCATGGCGGTGATTTACTCCCTCGGTTACATGAAGCACGATACCGGCCTCGACAAGTACTACACACTCATCATAATCCTAGAGCTCGGAATGCTCGGCATAGCGATAACCGGAGACCTCTTCAACTTCTACGTCTTCCTTGAGATAATGAGCATAGCCAGCTACGCCCTGGTTGCCTTCAGGAACGACACCTGGGAGGGCATTGAGGCAGGCATCAAATACATGTTCGTCGGCTCGATAGCGAGTTCCCTGATTTTGCTCGGCATAGCCCTTCTCTACGGTCAGTATGGAACGCTGACGATGGGATATCTGGCCTTAAAGCTCTCCCAGAATCCCACGGTCGTTGGAAAGGTTGCGCTGGCGCTCTTCATAGCGGGGCTTCTCTTCAAGAGCGGTGCTTCCCCGGTTCACATGTGGCTTGCCGATGCACATCCCGCCGCTCCAAGCTCGATTTCGGCTATGCTTTCAGGTCTGGTCATCAAGATAGGAGGAATCTACGCCCTAACAAGGATTCTATTCAGCATCTACGGAACCAGCATTAGCACGAAGACGGTGGGCTGGGTCATCATCGTCTTCGCCTGTATAACGCTGATAGTCGGCAACGCCATGGCCGTAATCCAGACGGACATGAAGAGGCTCCTGGCTTACTCCTCGGTCGGGCAGATAGGCTACATTCTCCTTGGGATTGGAATCGGCTTGACAGCTTATGGAAGCCAGACAGGGGAGATAGCTTTGGCTGGAGCAATCTACCACACCTTCAACCATGCCCTCATGAAAGCCTTGCTCTTCCTGATTGCAGGCGTTGTAATCCACCAGCTCGGGACGAGGAACTTGAACGAGCTGAGCGGATTGGCCAAAACCATGCCCAAGACAACCTTTGCCTTCCTCATTGGTGCGGCCGCGATAATAGGAATGCCCCCCCTCAACGGCTTCGCAAGCAAGTGGCTCATCTATGAGAGCTCAGCTATATTCAACCCGCTCCTGGGCGCGATAGCAATAATCGGAACGGCCTTCTGTACAGCAGCATACGTGAGGGTTCTCTACACCTTCTTCGGAAGGCCGAGTGAGAAGGTTATGAAGGCCAAAGACCCAGAGGGGACGATGCTCTGGCCGATACTAATACTTACAATCGCCATAATCGTCATGGGCCTCTTCCCGTGGCAGATAAGCGACAAGATAATGATTCCGGCTGTAAAGACCTTGGAGAACCAGCTGGCCTACGTGAGCACTCTCCTGGGGGGTGCGTGA
- a CDS encoding NADH-quinone oxidoreductase subunit K, translating into MIQFQFITAFLLIVLGIYAFLAKRNLIKLILALDIIDSGIHLLLISLGYRIELNEVPTAPIYTGYETLKSPMVGPLPQALVLTSIVIGVCVLSLAIALTINAYRHYGTLDVRALRRLRG; encoded by the coding sequence ATGATTCAGTTCCAGTTCATCACCGCGTTCCTGCTCATAGTCCTCGGAATCTACGCCTTTCTGGCAAAGAGGAACCTAATCAAGCTAATTTTAGCGCTTGACATAATAGACTCCGGAATCCATCTCCTCCTAATCAGCCTCGGCTACCGCATAGAGCTGAACGAGGTACCAACCGCTCCAATTTATACGGGTTATGAAACGCTGAAGAGCCCGATGGTCGGGCCTTTGCCCCAGGCCCTGGTTCTAACGAGCATAGTCATCGGCGTCTGTGTGCTTTCCCTCGCAATAGCCCTGACGATAAACGCCTACCGCCACTACGGGACCCTTGACGTGAGAGCTCTAAGGAGGTTGAGGGGATGA
- the mbhE gene encoding hydrogen gas-evolving membrane-bound hydrogenase subunit E produces MKRTLAYLSLFFILGVLLYIANPNYGLVFGPGGKEWLSLRYTDNYYITHGLKEVGGMNIVTDIVFDYRGYDTIGEATVLFTAIAGAIALLRPWRGDES; encoded by the coding sequence ATGAAAAGAACGCTCGCTTACCTCTCACTGTTCTTCATTCTCGGAGTTCTCCTCTACATAGCGAACCCCAACTACGGGCTCGTCTTTGGTCCCGGCGGGAAGGAGTGGCTTTCGCTCCGCTATACGGACAACTACTACATTACCCACGGTCTAAAAGAGGTAGGCGGTATGAACATCGTCACGGACATAGTATTTGATTACAGGGGTTACGATACGATTGGAGAAGCCACGGTTCTCTTCACGGCCATAGCCGGTGCCATAGCGCTTCTAAGGCCCTGGAGGGGGGACGAGTCATGA